In a single window of the Raphanus sativus cultivar WK10039 chromosome 9, ASM80110v3, whole genome shotgun sequence genome:
- the LOC108821596 gene encoding phosphoglycolate phosphatase 2 gives MAPKLLSSSNFKSLFDSVDTFLFDCDGVIWKGDTLIDGVSQTLDLLRSKGKNIVFVTNNSMKSRRQYAEKFRSLGLTSVTQEEIFSSSFAAAMYLKANNFPKDKKVYAIGGEGILEELQLAGFTGLGGPADGEKKAQWKSNCLFEHDKTVGAVVVGLDPNINYYKLQYATLCVRENPGCLFIATNRDAVGHMTDLQEWPGAGCMVAAMCGSTEREPIVVGKPATFMMDFLMQKFGTETSRMCMVGDRLDTDVLFGQNAGCKTLLVLTGCTSESNLLDERNKIEPDYYTSMVSDITKLMDSP, from the exons ATGGCGCCTAAGCTTCTCTCCTCCAGTAACTTCAAATCTCTCTTCGACTCTGTTGACACTTTCCTCTTTGACTGCGATG GTGTTATATGGAAGGGGGATACGCTCATCGATGGCGTCTCTCAAACTCTCGACTTACTCCGATCCAag GGTAAAAACATTGTCTTTGTGACGAACAACTCGATGAAATCGAGAAGGCAATACGCAGAGAAGTTCCGATCTTTGGGTCTAACTTCTGTTACTCAG GAAGAGATATTTTCTTCGTCTTTTGCGGCAGCTATGTACCTCAAAGCCAACAACTTCCCCAAGGACAAGAAG GTTTATGCGATTGGTGGAGAAGGCATTCTTGAGGAGCTTCAGCTTGCTGGTTTTACAGGTCTTGGTGGTCCT GCAGACGGTGAAAAGAAGGCGCAATGGAAATCAAACTGTCTCTTTGAACATGATAAAACC GTGGGAGCAGTTGTGGTTGGACTAGACCCCAACATCAACTACTATAAGCTTCA GTACGCGACGCTATGTGTACGCGAGAATCCGGGATGTCTTTTCATCGCAACCAACCGTGATGCGGTTGGACATATGACGGATCTTCAAGAATGGCCTG GTGCTGGTTGTATGGTTGCTGCCATGTGTGGTTCAACCGAAAGAGAACCAATAGTGGTTGGTAAACCAGCTACTTTCATGATGGACTTTCTGATGCAAAA ATTTGGGACAGAAACGTCGAGAATGTGCATGGTGGGTGATAGGCTTGACACTGATGTATTGTTTGGACAGAACGCTGGTTGCAAAACTCTCCTCGTCCTAACAG GGTGTACAAGTGAGTCTAACCTACTAGACGAGAGAAACAAGATTGAACCAGACTATTACACAAGCATGGTCTCTGATATCACTAAACTTATGGACTCCCCTTAG
- the LOC108828421 gene encoding SEC14 cytosolic factor produces the protein MRIVSEEEAIDEFLKLMDKVEEPLKTTFKNVHQGYLRETLIRFLKARDWNVIKAHAMLVECLRYRLDNQIDSILSKPIVPSELYRNVRDSQLIGMSGYTREGLPVFAIGVGLSTFDKASVHYYVQSHIQINEYRDRVLLPSMSKKNGRPITTCVKVLDMTGLKLSALSQIKLVTIISTIDDLNYPEKTNTYYVVNAPYIFSACWKVVKPLLQERTRKKVHVLSGCGKDELLKIMDYTSLPHFCRRGSSSGSSHHAQSVDCFSVDHPFHQQLYNYVKHRYETEGQAEPAKQGSFHVGFPEPVAERVEMAKTIESELHKFENCSVGDRKASP, from the exons atgagGATCGTTTCGGAAGAAGAAGCCATTGATGAATTCCTGAAGCTCATGGATAAAG TTGAGGAGCCATTGAAGACAACATTTAAG AATGTCCATCAGGGATACCTGAGAGAGACTTTGATTCGTTTTCTAAAAGCACGAGACTGGAACGTAATAAAAGCTCATGCAATG CTGGTTGAGTGTTTGCGTTATAGGCTGGATAATCAAATTGACAGTATCCTATCC AAACCTATTGTTCCTAGTGAGTTGTACAGGAACGTACGTGATTCTCAGCTCATAGGAATGTCAGGTTACACCAGAGAG GGCTTGCCTGTCTTTGCTATTGGTGTTGGCCTCAGCACATTCGACAAAGCTTCT GTTCACTACTATGTCCAATCCCACATCCAAATCAATGAATACAGAGACCGCGTACTACTG CCTTCTATGTCTAAGAAGAACGGGAGGCCAATCACCACTTGCGTGAAGGTTCTAGACATGACAGGGTTGAAACTTTCAGCCCTGAGTCAAATTAAG TTAGTGACTATCATATCGACCATTGATGATCTGAACTATCCAGAGAAAACAAACACATACTATGTTGTCAACGCTCCATATATATTCTCCGCCTGTTGGAAG GTTGTAAAACCTCTTTTACAAGAGAGGACGAGGAAAAAAGTTCATGTGTTATCTGGTTGCGGAAAGGACGAGTTATTGAAG ATTATGGACTACACATCCCTCCCACATTTCTGTAGAAGAGGAAGCTCTTCTGGGTCATCTCACCACGCTCAGAGTGTAGATTGTTTTTCTGTTGATCATCCTTTCCATCAACAGCTATACAACTATGTGAAGCACCGGTATGAGACCGAGGGACAAGCAGAACCTGCAAAGCAAGGATCTTTCCACGTGGGTTTTCCCGAGCCTGTAGCTGAGCGTGTGGAGATGGCCAAAACCATAGAATCTGAACTGCACAAGTTCGAAAACTGCAGCGTTGGTGACAGAAAAGCCAGTCCATGA